One stretch of Streptomyces sp. MMBL 11-1 DNA includes these proteins:
- a CDS encoding 5-oxoprolinase subunit B family protein gives MSAREVGPGPGPGPVRVLPGEARVLPAGPHALLVELADGEHAEAFHAELLRRRERGELPAVREIVPAARTVLLDGIAESGPGARARFARDLASWRVGPPRREDHNVVEIPVVYDGPDLDEVAALWGVEAGEVAALHSRTAFRVAFCGFAPGFGYLTGLPERLHVPRRTTPRTRVPAGAVALAGPYTGVYPRASPGGWQLIGRVPDPGALWDPGREPAALLAPGTSVGFVAVGAGT, from the coding sequence GTGAGCGCCCGCGAGGTCGGCCCCGGCCCCGGCCCCGGCCCCGTGCGCGTGCTTCCGGGGGAGGCGCGCGTCCTTCCCGCCGGGCCGCACGCGCTGCTCGTCGAGCTGGCCGACGGCGAGCACGCCGAGGCCTTCCACGCCGAGCTGCTCCGCCGCCGCGAGCGCGGTGAGCTGCCCGCCGTACGAGAGATCGTCCCGGCCGCCCGCACGGTGCTGCTCGACGGGATCGCGGAGAGCGGGCCCGGGGCCCGGGCCCGGTTCGCCCGCGACCTCGCCTCGTGGCGGGTGGGGCCGCCGCGGCGCGAAGACCACAATGTGGTGGAGATCCCCGTCGTCTACGACGGGCCCGACCTCGACGAGGTCGCCGCGCTCTGGGGCGTCGAGGCCGGGGAGGTGGCCGCCCTGCACTCCCGTACCGCGTTCCGGGTGGCGTTCTGCGGGTTCGCCCCCGGGTTCGGCTATCTCACGGGGCTGCCCGAACGGTTGCATGTGCCCCGGCGCACCACCCCTCGCACCCGGGTTCCGGCCGGGGCGGTGGCCCTTGCCGGGCCCTACACCGGGGTGTACCCGCGCGCCTCGCCCGGCGGCTGGCAGCTGATCGGGCGGGTGCCGGACCCGGGGGCCCTGTGGGACCCGGGCCGGGAACCGGCGGCGCTGCTCGCGCCGGGGACGTCGGTCGGCTTCGTGGCGGTGGGGGCGGGCACATGA
- a CDS encoding biotin-dependent carboxyltransferase family protein, producing MTSAVSRLYVVRAGALTTVQDAGRPGWAHLGVGRAGALDGPAARLANRLVGNPPDAAVLETTLTGCAVSPDRPAVAVVGGAGCRVTVDGRPVAWGAPVRVPAGAVLDAGPAECGLRGYLAFAGGLVPEPVLGSRSADLLSGLGPAPLSEGDVLPLGDPAGCGPPPPAGPVPWPGVPAELVLPVHPGPRHDWFTEAAIRTLLTAAYRVSPHSNRIGLRTEGPALERSRTGELPSEGMVLGAVQVPPDGRPVVFLNDHPTTGGYPVVGVVPERALAAAAQAVPGTRLRFVRA from the coding sequence ATGACCTCCGCCGTGTCCCGCCTGTACGTCGTCCGGGCCGGGGCGCTGACCACGGTGCAGGACGCGGGCCGTCCCGGCTGGGCGCACCTCGGGGTCGGGCGCGCCGGGGCGCTGGACGGGCCCGCCGCCCGGCTCGCCAACCGGCTGGTGGGCAATCCGCCGGACGCCGCCGTCCTGGAGACCACGCTCACCGGGTGCGCGGTCAGCCCGGACCGGCCGGCCGTGGCCGTCGTCGGCGGGGCGGGCTGCCGGGTGACGGTCGACGGGCGGCCGGTGGCGTGGGGCGCGCCGGTGCGGGTGCCCGCGGGCGCGGTGCTGGACGCCGGCCCCGCCGAGTGCGGGCTGCGCGGCTATCTGGCGTTCGCGGGCGGGCTGGTGCCGGAACCGGTGCTGGGCAGCCGCTCGGCGGACCTCCTCTCGGGGCTCGGCCCCGCCCCGCTGAGCGAGGGCGACGTGCTCCCGCTGGGCGACCCGGCGGGGTGTGGTCCGCCACCGCCCGCCGGTCCCGTTCCCTGGCCGGGGGTCCCCGCCGAGCTGGTCCTCCCGGTCCATCCCGGGCCCCGCCACGACTGGTTCACCGAGGCCGCGATCCGGACGCTGCTCACCGCCGCCTACCGGGTCTCGCCGCACAGCAACCGCATCGGCCTGCGCACGGAGGGCCCGGCGCTGGAGCGGTCCCGCACGGGGGAACTGCCCAGCGAGGGCATGGTCCTGGGCGCGGTCCAGGTGCCGCCGGACGGCCGCCCGGTCGTCTTCCTCAACGATCATCCGACGACCGGCGGCTATCCGGTCGTCGGCGTCGTCCCCGAGCGGGCCCTCGCCGCGGCGGCGCAGGCGGTGCCGGGGACCCGGCTGCGTTTCGTCCGCGCGTGA